One region of Chryseobacterium muglaense genomic DNA includes:
- the fabD gene encoding ACP S-malonyltransferase: protein MKALIFPGQGSQFVGMGQELYDSRKDIKDLMESANEILGFDILSLMFRGTDEDLKKTEVTQPSIFIHSVAALKAVNGLGAEMVAGHSLGEFSALVANGVLSFDDGLKLVSERAKAMQAACDANPSSMAAILGLDDAKVEEICATISGVVVPANYNCPGQLVISGETVAVEEACIKLKEAGAKRALLLPVNGAFHSPLMKPAQERLAAAIENTKFRKATIPVYQNITTTAVTDPDQIKANLIAQLTGPVKWTQSVQNMIKDGATNFVEVGPGKTLQGLIKKIDNTVASASAI from the coding sequence ATGAAAGCACTTATATTTCCTGGTCAGGGATCACAGTTTGTTGGTATGGGACAAGAATTATACGACTCCCGTAAAGACATTAAAGACCTGATGGAATCTGCTAACGAAATTTTAGGTTTTGATATTCTTTCCCTTATGTTTAGGGGGACAGATGAGGATCTTAAGAAAACAGAGGTTACACAACCTTCAATATTCATCCATTCTGTTGCGGCGTTAAAGGCTGTGAATGGTCTTGGTGCAGAAATGGTTGCAGGTCACTCTTTGGGAGAATTTTCTGCGTTGGTTGCCAACGGAGTTTTATCTTTTGATGACGGTTTGAAACTGGTTTCCGAAAGAGCAAAAGCAATGCAGGCTGCCTGTGATGCAAACCCAAGCTCTATGGCTGCTATTTTAGGATTGGATGATGCTAAAGTGGAAGAAATCTGTGCAACAATCAGCGGAGTAGTAGTTCCTGCAAATTACAACTGTCCTGGGCAATTGGTAATTTCAGGTGAAACGGTTGCGGTAGAAGAAGCTTGTATTAAATTAAAAGAAGCGGGTGCCAAAAGAGCACTATTACTACCGGTAAACGGAGCTTTTCACTCACCATTAATGAAACCTGCGCAAGAGAGATTGGCTGCTGCTATTGAAAATACGAAGTTCAGAAAAGCAACAATTCCTGTCTATCAAAATATTACGACTACGGCTGTTACAGATCCGGATCAGATTAAAGCTAATCTTATCGCTCAATTAACGGGGCCTGTAAAATGGACGCAGTCTGTACAGAATATGATTAAAGACGGTGCTACAAATTTTGTAGAAGTTGGTCCTGGAAAAACACTTCAGGGATTAATCAAGAAAATTGATAATACAGTAGCATCTGCTTCTGCCATCTAA
- a CDS encoding amino acid ABC transporter substrate-binding protein produces the protein MIKRFFVLSGLCMFLSLSAQKTHTVIKGDTPYNISKKYGISVDELLKWNPNVKDGKLAIGDVVTVKSGTANAVATKTPASNISSKTGKIILQPKQTVYGITKQYRISETDLRKLNPELDSHMKIGDEITLPLDSIKKYGGNQPVATTVTKPVETVTETAPVNNNKTKIDSGNERTSIGNPHSNQDEYATYNVEQGDTVFSIVNKFGVTIDELIALNPELSKGLKAGMILKIRKLDAAYIKKNGDALSVVLMLPFGYSTNETQYRAMATDFLTGAKLAIERNASAGQKLDIKIVDSGNEASFKSSLSQINPNNTDLIIGPFFKSNVIDLLDFTKTQKIPVVAPFANSPELYNYSNLIIVETNDQTYADKIAEEVKSVYSNQKIYIVADAKKENANYLKSSLEKNVKNAQITIVNTAAEIQLDQNMMTGQSAPVIAILTSNNDSLGEAFSNKVIALSKEVQGIKAFSMYAVPSFDKKVDELSQASLVYLMDRKINADGNFEKEILSAYKSKYCKTPGKYAVIGFDVVNDMLTRENKKGEIFKQINKVQTQLATKFEFVKSKSNGAYVNTGFRVIRLVP, from the coding sequence ATGATTAAGAGGTTTTTTGTACTATCTGGTTTATGTATGTTTCTAAGTTTATCTGCTCAGAAAACACACACGGTTATAAAAGGTGATACTCCCTACAATATTTCTAAGAAATACGGAATTTCTGTAGACGAGCTGTTGAAGTGGAATCCCAATGTAAAAGACGGGAAACTTGCGATTGGAGATGTGGTTACTGTAAAATCGGGAACTGCAAATGCGGTTGCTACAAAAACTCCTGCTTCAAATATTTCTTCGAAGACAGGAAAAATCATTCTTCAGCCTAAACAAACGGTTTACGGAATTACAAAGCAATACAGAATTTCTGAAACTGATTTGAGAAAACTCAATCCAGAGCTCGATTCTCACATGAAAATCGGAGATGAAATCACTTTGCCTCTCGATAGCATCAAAAAATACGGAGGGAATCAGCCTGTAGCTACTACAGTGACAAAACCGGTGGAGACTGTTACTGAAACAGCTCCGGTAAATAATAACAAAACTAAAATAGATTCCGGAAACGAAAGAACTTCAATCGGAAACCCTCATTCTAATCAGGATGAATATGCTACGTATAACGTTGAACAAGGCGATACAGTTTTTTCAATTGTTAATAAATTCGGAGTTACAATCGATGAATTGATTGCATTAAATCCTGAATTATCAAAAGGATTAAAAGCCGGAATGATTTTGAAAATCAGAAAGCTGGATGCTGCTTATATCAAGAAAAATGGCGATGCATTAAGTGTTGTTTTGATGCTCCCTTTCGGTTACAGTACCAACGAAACCCAATATCGTGCGATGGCGACCGATTTTCTTACCGGTGCCAAACTAGCCATCGAAAGAAATGCTTCTGCCGGACAAAAATTAGATATAAAAATTGTTGATTCTGGTAACGAAGCTTCATTTAAAAGCTCTTTATCGCAAATCAATCCAAATAATACCGATTTAATTATCGGTCCTTTCTTCAAGTCAAATGTAATTGATCTTTTAGATTTTACGAAGACTCAAAAAATTCCTGTAGTAGCCCCATTTGCCAACTCACCGGAATTATATAACTATAGCAATCTGATTATTGTTGAAACAAACGATCAAACGTACGCAGATAAAATTGCTGAAGAAGTAAAATCGGTATATTCTAATCAGAAAATTTATATTGTTGCTGATGCTAAAAAAGAAAATGCCAATTATCTGAAGTCTAGCCTTGAGAAAAACGTTAAAAATGCTCAGATTACTATCGTAAATACAGCTGCAGAAATACAGTTGGATCAAAACATGATGACAGGGCAATCTGCTCCGGTTATTGCAATTTTAACGAGTAATAATGATAGTTTAGGAGAAGCTTTTTCAAATAAAGTGATTGCTTTATCTAAAGAAGTTCAGGGTATTAAAGCATTCAGCATGTATGCTGTTCCGAGCTTTGATAAAAAAGTAGACGAGCTGAGCCAGGCAAGTTTGGTTTATCTGATGGATAGAAAAATTAACGCTGACGGAAATTTTGAAAAAGAAATCTTATCCGCATACAAATCAAAATATTGCAAAACTCCTGGGAAATATGCCGTTATCGGTTTTGATGTTGTCAACGATATGTTGACGAGAGAAAACAAAAAAGGAGAAATCTTTAAGCAAATCAATAAAGTGCAGACTCAGCTGGCTACTAAATTTGAATTTGTAAAATCTAAATCAAACGGTGCGTATGTAAATACAGGCTTTAGAGTGATCAGATTGGTTCCTTAA
- the bshC gene encoding bacillithiol biosynthesis cysteine-adding enzyme BshC, protein MKTINKIAFSEIESIPKLVKDFLNRDIKGFEAHTFSFENFAQQIHLKQNSFASEKREILSETIKSQLSDFKLSSKQTENLENLKHKNTFTITTGHQLNLFSGPVFFVYKILQTIKTCTYLQQNFPDFNFVPVYWMASEDHDFAEINHFKTENNYYEINEKSGSAVGRIQINDTFFISEFEKEFKDSIFGTELILMLKEAYKNGNTLTTAIQTLVNRLFSDFGLLILDGDSKALKNYIKDVFKDELASFSLHENSKAKVDFLTDKYGKVQVNPREINLFYLSETRDRIDFDGENYIVVDKNIQFTKEEILNELENYPEKFSPNALMRPVYQETVLPNLAYIGGNAEIMYWLELKDYFAKLNLPFPILIPRNSMLFLKEKTIGKIEKLNLKLDDFFQNFTKITNDKILDNNEILDLLNEKESLLTKQFLELKNAAENTDQSFGNLVTAEETRQLKSFERMKKRLLRAEKIKQNELLERLENLFLDVHPSKTWQERIYNFSVFFADFGYSWIEFCMEEMVVEDSKLIIVAI, encoded by the coding sequence TTGAAAACAATAAACAAAATAGCATTCAGCGAAATTGAAAGTATTCCAAAATTGGTAAAAGATTTCCTGAATCGTGATATAAAAGGATTTGAAGCACATACTTTTTCATTTGAAAATTTTGCTCAGCAAATTCATTTAAAACAAAATTCTTTCGCATCAGAAAAAAGAGAAATTCTATCTGAAACAATAAAATCACAACTTTCAGATTTTAAGTTGTCTTCTAAGCAGACAGAGAACTTAGAAAATCTTAAGCATAAAAATACATTCACCATTACAACGGGTCATCAGCTTAATCTGTTTTCCGGGCCTGTTTTTTTTGTATACAAAATTCTTCAGACAATAAAAACCTGTACTTATTTACAGCAGAATTTTCCTGATTTTAATTTTGTTCCGGTGTATTGGATGGCTTCTGAAGACCACGATTTTGCAGAAATCAATCATTTTAAAACTGAGAATAATTATTACGAAATCAACGAGAAATCGGGAAGTGCAGTTGGAAGAATTCAAATCAACGATACTTTTTTCATTTCTGAATTTGAAAAAGAATTTAAAGATTCTATTTTCGGAACTGAGCTTATTTTAATGCTTAAAGAAGCTTATAAAAACGGAAATACGTTAACGACGGCAATTCAGACTTTGGTTAACAGATTATTTTCAGATTTTGGTTTGTTGATTTTGGATGGTGATTCAAAAGCATTAAAAAATTACATTAAAGATGTTTTTAAAGATGAACTTGCAAGTTTCAGCTTACATGAAAATTCAAAAGCTAAGGTTGATTTTCTGACAGATAAATATGGTAAAGTTCAGGTTAATCCTCGTGAAATTAATTTATTTTATCTTTCTGAAACGCGTGATAGAATAGATTTTGACGGTGAAAATTATATCGTTGTTGATAAAAATATTCAGTTCACAAAAGAGGAAATTTTAAACGAACTTGAAAATTATCCCGAAAAGTTTAGTCCAAATGCATTGATGCGACCTGTTTATCAGGAAACGGTTTTACCCAATCTTGCATACATTGGCGGAAATGCAGAAATTATGTATTGGCTTGAGCTGAAAGATTATTTTGCTAAATTAAATTTACCTTTCCCAATTTTGATTCCGAGAAACTCGATGTTGTTTTTAAAAGAAAAAACAATTGGTAAAATCGAAAAACTGAATTTAAAACTGGACGATTTTTTTCAGAATTTCACAAAAATCACCAATGATAAGATTTTAGATAATAATGAAATTCTTGATTTGCTTAATGAGAAAGAAAGTCTTTTGACGAAGCAATTTTTAGAATTAAAAAATGCTGCTGAAAATACAGACCAGTCTTTTGGAAATCTTGTAACAGCGGAAGAAACGAGACAGTTGAAATCTTTCGAAAGAATGAAAAAAAGACTTCTTCGTGCTGAAAAGATTAAACAAAATGAATTGTTGGAACGTTTGGAAAATCTGTTTTTAGATGTTCATCCTTCAAAAACATGGCAGGAAAGAATATATAATTTCTCTGTATTCTTTGCAGATTTCGGATATTCATGGATAGAATTTTGCATGGAAGAGATGGTGGTAGAAGATTCAAAACTAATAATTGTTGCCATTTAA
- a CDS encoding putative porin, whose product MKYLFLIIFFLASFTKAQVIVNKTDSNMLEKKLKDTLVIDSGKKDSLKIFKPTINDYQYQTQFSEKKIYDTAMTFNKSYIFSQYNNRDNFGRVQFANIGSGFNPLSYEVNAEQNLSLLPTNKSYGILGINDIKYYDVKTPTATFIYHTAMKNGAALQSTYTQNIGKRFNFALDYMGLRSQGFYRNSLAANNNTLFSGHYTSKSGNYELFAHYLHQNVNNQENGGIVNDDLFQSGDSEFKNRDRALVNLASSSSQYSYRRYYLSHQFTPFNAEKFPFRIRHTIFNQGNKYYYNQASLEPYWYTSEAEIVNGFPLATKKYSNNFSNTFSLVFDNERFKLDAGLRYQMLKFGVDQITLPTLEIPSELKENRLGAVGNLQIKLFDKFQVNSFLEISKGNQFGNYLKTTNNIKFEPIKDYFVNAKVNFQNSYPSFNYLANASVYNNFNYFLTNAKNQSVTEIGGNINLKWFKTELFANYFRIDNYTYFDAAAMPKQSANSVNISQIGGDATFSYGKFHLNTRLQFQNVLTNKELLPLPSFIGRANFFFQSKAFKNAAEIQAGLKVYYFSKFATREYFPILNEYILPSADSFSIGGQPIADLYVNMKVKRMFFFIEGQQIGTVISPNKSYAFPHYPVYDFRLNIGILWYLFN is encoded by the coding sequence ATGAAATACCTTTTTCTAATCATATTTTTCCTTGCTTCATTCACTAAGGCTCAGGTTATTGTCAATAAAACAGACTCTAACATGCTTGAGAAAAAGCTAAAAGACACCTTAGTAATAGATTCCGGGAAAAAAGATTCTCTTAAAATTTTTAAACCGACGATTAATGATTATCAGTATCAGACTCAGTTTTCTGAAAAGAAAATCTATGATACAGCGATGACTTTTAATAAATCGTATATTTTTTCTCAGTATAACAACAGAGATAACTTTGGAAGAGTACAGTTTGCAAACATCGGGTCAGGATTTAATCCTTTATCTTATGAAGTAAATGCTGAACAAAATCTTTCTCTTTTGCCAACAAACAAATCGTACGGTATTTTAGGAATTAACGACATCAAATATTATGATGTAAAAACTCCTACGGCAACCTTTATTTATCATACTGCGATGAAGAACGGTGCTGCTTTGCAGTCGACTTATACGCAGAATATTGGGAAAAGATTCAATTTTGCTTTAGATTATATGGGACTTCGCTCTCAAGGGTTTTATAGAAATTCATTAGCTGCAAACAACAATACTTTGTTTTCCGGGCACTATACTTCAAAGAGCGGAAATTATGAATTATTTGCACATTACCTTCATCAGAATGTAAACAATCAGGAAAATGGAGGGATTGTTAATGATGACCTCTTCCAATCAGGAGATAGTGAGTTTAAAAACCGTGACAGAGCTCTGGTTAATTTAGCATCATCAAGCTCACAATATTCTTACCGAAGATATTATTTGAGTCATCAGTTTACTCCTTTCAATGCTGAAAAATTCCCTTTTAGAATTAGACACACTATTTTTAATCAAGGGAATAAATATTATTATAATCAAGCTAGTTTAGAGCCATATTGGTATACTTCTGAAGCGGAAATTGTGAATGGATTTCCTCTTGCAACGAAAAAGTATTCAAACAATTTCAGCAATACATTCAGTTTAGTTTTCGATAACGAACGTTTCAAATTGGATGCAGGATTAAGATATCAAATGCTGAAATTCGGGGTTGATCAAATTACGTTGCCAACTCTTGAGATTCCTTCTGAGTTGAAAGAAAACAGATTGGGGGCTGTCGGAAATCTACAGATTAAACTTTTTGATAAATTTCAGGTCAATTCATTTTTGGAGATTTCAAAAGGTAATCAATTCGGAAATTATCTGAAGACGACAAATAATATCAAGTTTGAGCCTATTAAAGATTATTTTGTGAATGCAAAAGTGAATTTCCAAAATTCATATCCATCATTCAATTATCTTGCAAATGCTTCGGTTTATAATAATTTTAATTATTTCCTGACTAATGCAAAAAATCAGTCGGTAACAGAAATTGGAGGAAATATCAATTTAAAATGGTTTAAAACAGAATTGTTTGCTAATTATTTTAGAATAGATAACTATACTTATTTTGATGCAGCTGCAATGCCTAAACAGAGCGCAAATTCTGTAAACATTTCTCAGATTGGAGGTGATGCTACTTTCAGCTATGGTAAATTTCACTTAAATACAAGATTACAGTTTCAAAATGTTTTAACGAATAAAGAATTGTTGCCGTTGCCTTCTTTTATAGGAAGGGCAAACTTTTTCTTTCAGTCTAAGGCATTCAAAAATGCTGCAGAAATTCAAGCTGGATTGAAAGTGTATTATTTCTCAAAATTTGCGACTCGAGAATATTTCCCGATTCTTAACGAATATATTTTGCCAAGCGCAGACTCTTTCTCAATCGGAGGACAGCCAATTGCTGATTTATACGTTAATATGAAAGTGAAAAGAATGTTTTTCTTTATCGAAGGACAGCAAATAGGAACGGTGATTTCACCAAACAAATCATATGCATTCCCACATTATCCGGTCTATGATTTTAGACTGAATATCGGGATTTTATGGTATTTGTTCAACTAA